Proteins encoded in a region of the Corynebacterium breve genome:
- a CDS encoding DUF3054 domain-containing protein produces MKKTTAFSLDLVAISVFAVLARMAHQSDEMPFNFMGFLSTLWPFVIGVGAGWLIAELTKIAKGRAVVIWLVTVIVGLTIWGMRNSAFPHWSFIIVASVMSALLMFGWRGIASLIARKK; encoded by the coding sequence GTGAAGAAAACCACTGCTTTTAGTCTTGACCTAGTAGCTATTTCCGTCTTCGCCGTGCTGGCTCGCATGGCGCACCAGTCCGACGAGATGCCCTTCAACTTCATGGGCTTTCTCTCCACGCTGTGGCCTTTTGTCATCGGCGTGGGTGCGGGCTGGCTCATTGCGGAGCTGACCAAGATCGCCAAAGGTCGCGCTGTTGTGATCTGGCTGGTCACCGTAATCGTCGGCCTGACGATTTGGGGAATGCGCAATTCCGCGTTCCCTCACTGGTCATTTATCATCGTGGCCAGCGTGATGTCCGCACTGCTGATGTTCGGCTGGCGCGGAATCGCCTCACTGATCGCTCGCAAGAAGTAG
- a CDS encoding lysylphosphatidylglycerol synthase transmembrane domain-containing protein, with protein MKLTPKAWLQWLAPLVLLIALIFAFRDQLPFLGQAFSTLLEADPLPLVAGAFTAVSSLVAMAEVMRLLMNSGNTLRVSTKDTVAITIASNAWSTTIPGGPAFSAWLTYRVQRSWGATLGLCGWFLVVSSIISTMWLVLIGIAAVLFLGADLSLPTLFSSLVASIVLMTVVYWVTTHPEKLRAWAASWPQCIRRNAIKVIDQLATVRMTPQAFLGASTHSLLNRLFDVATLYFSVWAVTGSAPGLTAGTSHTTVMGVALGYVMAKLAGSAQITPGGVGTVEALTAGALVASGMTLVDATAATLVYRLISFIFISAVGWIVFLFAYARKGFMLGRQEHAPFD; from the coding sequence GTGAAGCTCACCCCCAAGGCGTGGCTGCAATGGCTAGCACCCCTGGTCCTACTCATTGCGCTTATCTTCGCATTCCGGGACCAGCTCCCGTTTCTCGGCCAGGCTTTTTCTACCTTGCTCGAAGCCGATCCGCTGCCGCTCGTCGCCGGCGCCTTCACCGCCGTGAGTTCACTAGTTGCTATGGCCGAGGTGATGCGTCTGCTGATGAATAGCGGAAACACCCTTCGCGTATCGACGAAAGACACCGTCGCCATCACCATCGCATCTAACGCCTGGTCAACGACCATTCCTGGGGGTCCGGCCTTTTCTGCCTGGCTCACCTATCGTGTCCAAAGGTCCTGGGGAGCAACCCTGGGTTTGTGCGGCTGGTTCCTTGTAGTCTCGTCAATCATCTCAACGATGTGGCTCGTTCTCATCGGCATCGCTGCCGTACTCTTCCTCGGGGCCGACCTCTCCCTCCCCACACTGTTTTCGTCCCTGGTCGCTTCGATCGTGTTGATGACCGTGGTGTACTGGGTAACCACCCATCCCGAGAAACTGCGCGCCTGGGCAGCGAGTTGGCCACAATGCATTCGTCGTAACGCAATCAAGGTCATCGACCAACTCGCGACAGTGCGCATGACTCCTCAAGCATTCCTCGGAGCCTCGACGCACTCGTTGCTCAATCGGCTTTTTGATGTAGCAACACTCTATTTCTCGGTCTGGGCGGTCACGGGGTCCGCGCCTGGGCTCACCGCCGGGACGAGCCACACCACCGTCATGGGTGTGGCGCTGGGCTACGTCATGGCAAAGCTCGCCGGCTCCGCCCAGATCACCCCCGGAGGGGTGGGTACCGTTGAGGCACTGACCGCGGGCGCGCTAGTCGCATCGGGCATGACGCTTGTCGACGCCACCGCCGCAACCTTGGTCTACCGCCTGATTTCATTCATCTTCATCTCAGCGGTCGGCTGGATCGTGTTCCTCTTCGCATACGCCAGAAAGGGGTTCATGCTCGGGCGCCAAGAACACGCTCCGTTCGACTAA
- a CDS encoding MMPL family transporter produces the protein MFYTWGHYAFRHRRIIPLVIVVIILLLQIFFGSKLGERMSQEGWEDPGADSTTATAIEQETFGRDNSGDVILLVKAADGQKVTDPEVFDAANQAIQGLQQDYATSIDHVTSYFASPNQQQISADQQYAFATIGLAGDGEQTLKDYRELEEAAKSIELPSGATVQVAGATAIADALDQGMADDIKRAELLGVVLVSIILLFVFGGVVAAAMPLIVGILSIIGSLSFLSILASFFQVNIFSQSVITLLGLGLAIDYGLFMVSRFREEMDKGTPLEEAVAVTTATAGKTVFFSALMVGVALSGLLMFPQAFLKSVAYGAISAVILAAVISVAVLPALFALLGPNIDKWSVRRTSRRGRRIEDSIWFRIPAWAMKHSKQTILVVAGGLILLTLPVAGITFGGINETYLPETNDTRQAQDNFNEQFPEFSTDPIKLVVTNASNEQLVDVVMQTRQVTGLASPLAPSTATQDGTTVLSAALADRNNGEEVIEQLRSIEAPDGVGVYISGTPAMEVESIEALMDKLPWMSLYMVLATFILMALLFGSLILPIKAVIMNALGLGATLGFLTLLFVDGFGADLFNFTPGPLMSPIVVLIIAILYGLSTDYEVFLVSRMVEARDKGAATDNAIKYGTAHTGSIITAAALIMIVVAAAFALSEIVMMKYISFGMIFSLALDATLIRMLLVPAVMHFLREDNWWAPGWVKTLYSKIGDGQETAPVRQLAAHDTPIEKVVLTETHARSGVSVSEDRDLIPFSELLKRIEQDK, from the coding sequence TTGTTTTACACGTGGGGGCATTATGCCTTCCGGCATCGTCGCATCATTCCACTGGTCATTGTTGTCATCATCTTGCTTCTCCAAATCTTCTTTGGGTCCAAGCTCGGCGAGCGCATGTCCCAAGAAGGCTGGGAGGATCCCGGCGCGGACTCGACCACCGCAACGGCCATTGAGCAAGAGACTTTCGGTCGCGACAATTCCGGCGATGTCATCCTTTTGGTCAAGGCCGCCGATGGGCAGAAGGTAACTGACCCCGAGGTATTCGACGCCGCCAACCAGGCGATCCAGGGCCTTCAGCAGGACTACGCCACCAGCATCGACCACGTCACAAGCTACTTTGCCTCCCCGAATCAGCAGCAAATCTCCGCTGATCAGCAATACGCATTTGCGACGATCGGTCTCGCCGGGGACGGCGAACAAACTCTCAAGGACTACCGCGAGCTTGAAGAAGCCGCCAAGTCCATCGAATTGCCTAGCGGCGCGACCGTCCAAGTAGCGGGAGCCACAGCCATCGCGGATGCCTTGGACCAAGGAATGGCGGACGACATCAAGCGCGCCGAATTGCTCGGCGTAGTCCTGGTTTCGATCATCTTGCTCTTCGTCTTCGGCGGCGTTGTCGCAGCTGCGATGCCGCTGATCGTCGGCATCCTATCCATCATCGGCTCACTGTCCTTCCTCTCGATTCTTGCTTCCTTTTTCCAGGTCAACATCTTTTCCCAGTCGGTGATCACGCTGCTGGGCCTTGGTTTGGCAATCGACTACGGGCTTTTCATGGTCTCGCGTTTCCGCGAGGAAATGGACAAGGGCACCCCGCTCGAAGAGGCCGTGGCTGTAACTACTGCCACGGCCGGCAAGACGGTGTTCTTCTCCGCGCTGATGGTCGGCGTCGCCCTCTCGGGTCTTTTGATGTTCCCGCAGGCCTTTCTCAAGTCGGTAGCCTACGGCGCGATCAGCGCAGTCATCTTGGCCGCAGTGATTTCCGTTGCGGTGCTTCCAGCGCTGTTCGCCCTCCTCGGGCCGAATATCGACAAGTGGTCCGTGCGTCGCACTTCTCGACGAGGCCGCCGCATCGAGGACTCCATCTGGTTCCGCATCCCGGCTTGGGCCATGAAGCACTCCAAACAAACAATCCTGGTTGTTGCTGGCGGACTGATCCTGCTCACCCTGCCGGTAGCAGGCATCACCTTCGGCGGGATCAACGAGACCTACCTGCCCGAAACCAATGACACCCGTCAAGCACAGGACAACTTCAACGAGCAGTTTCCCGAGTTCAGTACCGATCCGATCAAGCTCGTAGTAACCAACGCTTCCAACGAACAGCTTGTCGACGTCGTCATGCAAACCCGTCAGGTCACCGGACTGGCATCCCCACTTGCGCCTTCGACTGCCACGCAAGACGGCACAACAGTTCTCTCCGCCGCCCTTGCGGACCGCAACAACGGGGAGGAGGTCATCGAGCAGCTACGCAGCATTGAGGCTCCCGACGGCGTCGGCGTCTACATCTCGGGCACTCCTGCGATGGAGGTTGAATCCATCGAGGCGCTCATGGACAAGTTGCCGTGGATGTCTCTCTACATGGTGCTCGCCACCTTCATTCTTATGGCGTTGCTCTTTGGCTCACTGATCTTGCCAATCAAGGCCGTCATCATGAACGCCCTCGGCCTGGGCGCAACCCTTGGATTCCTCACCCTTTTGTTCGTCGACGGCTTCGGTGCCGACCTATTCAACTTCACCCCGGGTCCCCTGATGAGCCCCATTGTTGTCCTCATCATCGCCATCCTCTACGGCCTATCGACGGACTACGAGGTCTTCCTTGTCTCGCGCATGGTGGAGGCCCGCGACAAGGGCGCGGCCACCGACAACGCCATTAAGTACGGCACGGCCCACACCGGTTCGATCATTACTGCCGCAGCATTAATCATGATTGTCGTCGCGGCAGCTTTCGCACTTTCTGAGATCGTCATGATGAAGTACATCTCCTTCGGCATGATCTTCTCACTCGCCCTCGATGCCACGCTGATCCGTATGCTCCTGGTTCCTGCCGTTATGCACTTCCTGCGCGAGGACAACTGGTGGGCACCAGGCTGGGTGAAGACCCTTTACTCCAAGATCGGCGACGGCCAAGAGACGGCACCGGTCCGCCAACTAGCTGCGCATGACACCCCGATCGAAAAGGTCGTGCTCACAGAAACACATGCTCGTTCGGGGGTCAGCGTCTCCGAGGACCGCGATCTCATCCCGTTTTCCGAGCTACTTAAACGCATCGAGCAGGACAAGTGA
- a CDS encoding O-acetyl-ADP-ribose deacetylase — protein MRITIQPGDITRITADAVVNAANSSLLGGLGVDGAIHRVGGPSILAECKHLRATTLPEGLPAGQAVATTAGDLPARWVIHTVGPVYSTDEDRSATLASAYAESLKLASELGANSVAFPLISAGAYGWPLADAARIAVDTVRRADFGGEVILVPFGEEATQALLLASDQ, from the coding sequence ATGCGCATCACGATCCAGCCCGGAGACATTACCCGCATCACGGCAGACGCAGTGGTCAACGCGGCCAACTCGTCGCTACTCGGCGGCCTCGGCGTCGACGGTGCGATCCACCGCGTAGGTGGGCCGAGCATCCTCGCAGAGTGCAAGCACTTGCGTGCGACCACGCTCCCCGAGGGGCTTCCCGCAGGACAGGCGGTGGCAACCACGGCCGGAGATCTGCCCGCTCGGTGGGTCATCCACACGGTCGGACCGGTGTACAGCACCGACGAGGACCGCTCGGCGACGCTCGCGTCGGCCTATGCAGAGTCGCTCAAGCTGGCGTCAGAGCTTGGCGCGAACTCGGTGGCTTTTCCCCTCATTTCGGCCGGAGCGTACGGGTGGCCGCTGGCAGACGCAGCGCGCATCGCCGTCGACACGGTTCGCAGGGCCGACTTCGGCGGGGAAGTGATACTCGTCCCCTTCGGGGAGGAAGCGACTCAGGCGCTACTTCTTGCGAGCGATCAGTGA
- a CDS encoding acyl-CoA carboxylase subunit beta, protein MTTAEKLADLRARLETAQDPGSERARKKRDDEGRTTPRERINALLDDDSFVEVGALARTPGDPDAVYSDGVVTGYGRIDGRPVAIYAHDKTVYGGSVGVTFGRKVVEVMEMAIKIGCPIIGIQDSGGARIQDAVTSLAMYSEIARRQLPQSGRAPQISIMLGKSAGGAVYAPVTTDFVVAVEDQSEMYVTGPAVIREVTGENITSAELGGALQQEQNGNIQAVVGSEEEAFDYVRDLLGHLPTSAFDEGPVVWAPADDELDDAHLDEFMPDDTNAGYDMMDLLVQLGDDEDLVEIQANYAQNLICAFGRIDGRTVGFVASNPMHYAGCIDADAADKGARFIRTCDAYNIPIVFVVDTPGYLPGVDQEKAGLIHRGAKLAFAVVEATVPKVTLIVRKAYGGAYAVMGSKNLTGDINLAWPTAQIAVMGSAAAVVMIQGKQLAQIEDPDQRAYMKKVFMDFYDENMTSPYVAAERGYIDAMIQPSESRLALRRALRQLSTKDEKDLPKKHTIAPL, encoded by the coding sequence CGCGAAAGAAGCGCGACGACGAGGGCCGCACCACGCCACGCGAGCGCATTAACGCGCTGCTCGACGACGACTCCTTCGTCGAAGTCGGCGCCCTGGCGCGGACCCCCGGCGATCCCGACGCCGTGTACTCCGATGGCGTTGTCACCGGCTACGGTCGTATTGATGGTCGCCCTGTGGCGATCTACGCCCATGACAAGACCGTCTACGGTGGCTCGGTCGGCGTGACCTTTGGCCGCAAGGTTGTCGAGGTCATGGAGATGGCCATCAAGATCGGCTGCCCAATCATCGGCATCCAGGACTCCGGCGGCGCGCGTATCCAAGACGCGGTGACCTCGCTGGCCATGTACTCCGAGATCGCGCGTCGCCAGCTCCCGCAGTCGGGGCGCGCTCCGCAGATCTCAATCATGCTGGGCAAGTCCGCTGGTGGCGCGGTATACGCACCGGTGACCACGGACTTTGTTGTCGCGGTTGAAGACCAGTCGGAGATGTATGTGACCGGCCCCGCCGTGATCCGCGAGGTAACCGGCGAAAACATCACCTCCGCCGAGCTCGGCGGCGCGCTGCAGCAGGAGCAAAACGGTAACATCCAGGCGGTGGTGGGCAGTGAGGAGGAAGCCTTCGACTACGTCCGCGACTTGCTCGGACACCTGCCGACCTCTGCTTTCGACGAAGGCCCGGTTGTGTGGGCGCCCGCCGATGACGAGCTTGATGACGCTCACCTAGACGAATTCATGCCCGACGACACCAATGCCGGCTACGACATGATGGACCTCCTCGTCCAGCTCGGCGACGACGAGGACCTTGTCGAGATTCAGGCCAATTACGCCCAAAACCTGATCTGTGCCTTTGGTCGCATCGACGGTCGCACAGTAGGTTTCGTCGCGAGTAACCCGATGCACTACGCCGGCTGCATCGACGCGGACGCCGCTGACAAGGGCGCTCGCTTCATCCGCACCTGCGACGCCTACAACATCCCTATCGTCTTCGTCGTGGACACACCCGGCTACCTGCCAGGTGTGGACCAGGAAAAGGCCGGTCTGATCCACCGCGGTGCGAAGCTTGCGTTCGCCGTGGTCGAAGCAACGGTGCCCAAGGTGACGCTCATCGTGCGCAAGGCTTACGGCGGTGCCTACGCGGTGATGGGGTCGAAGAACCTCACCGGCGATATCAACCTGGCCTGGCCTACCGCGCAGATCGCTGTGATGGGCTCGGCGGCTGCCGTCGTCATGATCCAGGGCAAGCAGCTCGCTCAGATCGAGGACCCTGACCAGCGCGCATACATGAAAAAGGTGTTCATGGACTTCTACGATGAAAACATGACATCCCCGTACGTCGCAGCCGAACGCGGCTACATCGACGCGATGATCCAGCCGTCTGAGTCTCGACTCGCTTTACGACGAGCTCTGCGCCAACTGTCCACCAAGGACGAGAAGGATCTGCCGAAGAAGCACACGATCGCGCCGCTGTAG